TGCATTTCGATCTTCTAAAATCTTTTGTAGTACAGGTAAATGATAGCAATATGATTTACCTGAGGCGGTCGGTGTAACTGCAGTAAATGATTTGTGGCTAGTCGCCAAATCAAACGCTTCTCGCTGATGTGTATATAATTGTTCGATGCCACGTGCATGTAATGCTTTGATAAGTGAAGGATGTAGATTTTGTGGAAAAGGAGCAAGTTTGGCATCGCGTCCGTCTAATGTTTGCCAATGAATTATCCGCTCTTTAAGTTCCTCATCATATCGCCACTCATTTAATAACGCACTAATCGTCCGTTTTTTCGATAGCATCGGATTGCCCCTCCTTCACTAAGCGATAAAAATTATTTAGCGTGTAGGAAGTAGAATGAGTTGCATCTAAAAAACGTTTTTTACTTGTTTCTTTATAAAATGATTGCACAACAAATTGCTCCATCGATTCAACCGCTGAAGCAATTTGTCCTGAATGCATATATTTCGGTTTGTTTTTTTGAATCCAAGCATTTGCTTCTTGTTGCCACTCTTTCAATAGTTGATGAATCGTATCAACA
The genomic region above belongs to Lysinibacillus sp. FSL W8-0992 and contains:
- a CDS encoding YppE family protein, producing the protein MLLIQQTSILIDECEKCVARFWQMREEDRTPDFFAEVKPHVDTIHQLLKEWQQEANAWIQKNKPKYMHSGQIASAVESMEQFVVQSFYKETSKKRFLDATHSTSYTLNNFYRLVKEGQSDAIEKTDD